The nucleotide window TCATTTACATTTCTTGAGTCCCACTTAATGAGCAGTTACCATTGACTTTGTATGTTTATTGGTTAATAGTAGCTGTTGCTGTAGATAGTAGATATTACAGTGGTCACCTCATCCATTGAAGTATCCCCATCAGTGGCCACAGGAAGACTATGAGAAATGAGTCCATTCTACTTTTCCTGATTTAAGTTGAACTTAATCTAGCAGCACACACTAAGGGCCCACTGCATGGTAGGGAGTCAGATGGGCGGGCTGTGTCCCCACCCTTCAGCTTACCTTTTGTAAGCGGAGTTTAGCATCTTAGGGAACGAATGCTTTCTGAGCGCTGCCAGCTCCGTGGTGCGTGCCTTCTCTTATACCATCTGATTTATGGAGTAGTGTGGGTAGTTACCCTTGATTTGAGGTCAGGGTTTAAGCAGTTTACTTAGAGCCACACACCTGacaaatggcagagctgggattactTTAACAGTTCTATTGGGGAAAATGTGCATTTTGCCTTTCCTTCTGTTATAGTAACAGCATTAAAACTTGAGGCATTGACTTGGTGTTTGATTTTCTATCTTAAGAAATGGAAGAGCTATTTACTGGTTATATGTCAGCACGTCTGAATATTTATGAGTAATTAGGATAGCCTATTTTCTGTGGTTGGGGAAAGAGGTGGTTTGAGGCTTTCTTAACTTGTTACTTCTGTTTTATAAGAtttcttgttaaaaatattttgttctgaCTTTCAGGATGACTACATGGAGGCTTTAACACGACTTCACATTACTGTTTCTAAAGCCTACAAAGTTAACCCAGACATGAATTTTGAGGTTTTTATTCACAAAGTTGATGGTCTGTCTGAtgatcacaaaatagaaacacagagggaCATTCATCAAAGGGCCAATGATGACCTTGCAGATGCTGGGCTAGAAAAGCTCCATCTTAGGTAACAACATGCGTGTTTGATATGAGAGCCCTGTAAATGTATTCCCATCTCTGTCATTACGCACACCAGCTTTCTGTGACTGGTGGACCCTTCCCCAATTCTGTAATCATTTTGATCTCTTCTTTGTTGAATTCCAAGCTGTTTTGTAAGCTTTGTGTTACTGAGAGATTactttcccccttttcattttcctggtgGTTGAAGTCATGTGAAGTATTTCCATTGGTGCTTTTGCAAACTCATCTCGAGGGACTGGAATCAGGCTCTTTCCTCATGGCGTGAGTCTGCCTTGGGACTTCTCCCCCTCTTGGTTTCTTCACCTTTTAACCCCAGTTGGCTTTGTGCAAGAAATCTGTCATAATTTTTGTGAAAGTTGAGTTTGGGTCTTGTCAGTGTCTCAGTAGGAAGAGCCCAAGTGTGGACTGATTCTGGTGTGTCTTAGCTTTTCAGACAGCTGTGGTTCTTAGACAGTCTGAGTTAGGTAAGTTGTCTTCTGCGCTTACATAGTGCTGCTACTGAGTTTGAAGGACTGCTGCTTTGCAGTTAAATATCAAGAACTTACCCTAAAGAACACATACTAATATGGAATGATGgttatgtattttgtgtatttgtattCTAAAAGTGTATGAGGAATGTTATTGTCTATCTTTTGTGataatggaaagaaatgaatatttacaGTACATGGGAGGATGTCCACTTGATCATAAAAACAGCTTAAAGGGGAAACCGAGAAGAGTTGCAAGTGTAGTTTCCTTATCCCTGCTCTATTATAAAAACTTCCTTCTGTATTCCAGCCAGTTGTCCTATTCCTAAAGTATCTGGGCCTTAGGCTGTAGAATATTTCAGGTAGTTCTAAGGAAACATGGTAGGGAAAATCCCATTGATCCTCTTAGATTAAAATTGTAAAACATTTCTAGGTAATTTATgcttaaaaagaataaagtagagTCTTTATCAGAGTTGGGCATGGTGTTGTacctttgtaatcccagcacttgggaaacagaggcaggatgattgtGCAAACTTGAAGTCATCCAACCAAGGCTActtagtaagatcctgtcttgaaaggcAAAAGTAAATACATGTTCATAAGAGAAAGTAAAAGTGCCATCCCATAAAATCTTAGGGATCTGGtaatataggttttttttttttaaattttattttttgccagAACTTaaagcctgcttccttatacTGGTGAGGAACCACTGTTATTCTGTCTGCTCCTTGTCAACTCCTGTCGAGCTCTCCAGGACATTCCATGTTTTCCCCTGTACTTAGAAGGCACTACAATAAGCCTAGCCTCGGCAGAATTTTGCATCAGGCTTTTACTGTTTAtgtgtgttgggaattgaatccaggaccttGTACATACTCTCTGTAAGCATTTTGCCCTTGAGCTTCTGCCAGCACATCCCAAACCTCTGTTTAGTACCAGCAGTTATATGGGTGAGGTACAGCTTGCTTTTCCATTTCTAGGAACTCAGCTTCTGAACATGATCTGTGCCTTGCAGGTTCTGTGAGTCCCCACCATCTCCAGTCCTCACAGGTCCTGATGACTCTAACATTTCTCAAGTTTTTGCCTAAAGGAAACACTGAAATGCCCCTTCTTTGCTAGTGTCAGGAGTCACGTAGCCTTACTGCCACCTTTAGAGTAGAGCCCCTTCTTGATTAAGTTCTTATGTACTTCCTTCAAATTTTCTTTACATCTGTAAAGTACAAACACAGTTCCTCATTTCTGATGTAATGTTTATATAAAATAGATCATGAatgcaattaaataaaaaaatgtccttaatgaaaaaaaacaagtggAATTGTCCATAGTGTTTAAGGAcaaatttgtgttttattaaatctACATGAGATTTCTTCACTATAATCCCTTTAGAGTCCAACTCCTACTCTTTATAGTTCTCAGTCTTCCCTAGACTAATTACTTAATCCTGAGGACCAGTGTAGTCATGCAATCAGAAGAGGTCAGGTGTTTCAGGGTGTTATGGCTGCAGACTGATTTGTTTACTCAGCAAATCCTGAACACTATTCAGGCAATGGGCTTGCAACTGTGAGAGATGACAGCTGCTTTTCTCCTGGGGCGCACGATTGAAAGGACACAGCTCGTAAGAAATGTATGGTGGAGTTTAAGTACTTACCAGTGCTGTGAAGAACAAATTATGGCAGAAGGGTAGCAGGAACAGGTTAACTATGTATGTAGGCTGgtagtgggaggagaggaaataACAGGATTTAACTGTatagtcctggaactctgttatgtagaccaggctggcctcaaactcagagatccatctgccttttcccaaggctgggattacagacttatATACCACAATGGCTGACAGGAAAGAACTTTTTGAGGTGATGTTTAGTTGAAATGTGAAttgtattatttaataaataccaCATAACTCTGCTTGGTGTGGTGACAAaggactgtaatcccagctttaCTTGGGGATGTGGAAGATTAgaaattcagggtcatcctcagctatatagtgggCTTGAAGCCAACCTGGGTTCCTGCTACtctgtctaaaataaataaatacatacatagataaaAACAAATGACCCTGTCTCTATCTTGAATTTTAGTCTTGGCTTTTGTCTCGGTTTTGTGCTTGTGAAGTAAGCTTTAAGGGGTGGTTTGCAAAGCGTGTGTGACCCTCTGGGTTTCTCTTTTGATGAGCCTTCTTGGGTGCTCCCTTAATTGCCCTCTGTGTAGTGCAGTCAAGGGGGTGATTGGCACGGCCAGGTTGGGAAATGGTCTTAGCTATCAGAAATGATGGGGATATGAGACAGGATACATCTGAGTGTTAAGAAACGGAAATTATAGGCATTGTGACAGTAGTTGTTGAATTTATGAAGTAACCATCTGGTGTTGAATTTTCCAGCTTTTATTTGACTAGCATCTATGACCATTCAATATTTGAAGCCTTCAGTAAGGTGGTACAGAAACTCATTCCACAACTGCCAACTTTGGAAAacctattaaatatttttatatcagtAAGTGAACTATTTACTTTTGATATGATTTTTCAATTCTGTCATCGTTATTAAATGTGTTTGCATTTAATTCTCCACAAAAATGGTACTTGAAATAAAGATCAGTGACTCAATATGTCGGATAGGATAAATAATAGCATAAAGTATAGCTTCAGTTGTTTTCTTGtgtgttgttgttgatgatggtggtagttggtgtttgtttgtttgtcttttaggtAAAGTTCCCTGTACTTTTTTAATTGTAAGCTTATTTAATTGAAGGTTGGGATGTAGTTTTGTGGTAGGGCACTGCTTAGTATGTGAAAAGCCATAGGAACAGTTTCTAGCACCGCATACAcacaaaagtaataataataataatgaatccTTGCTGGATGTGCTGTGTACACCTGTATTTCCAAAACACAAGACACAGAAGCAGGATGATTGAGATACATGCTTTGTAAGGCTCTGTTTAAGGTCTCCCAACCAAGCATCATTTGTTTTTGGGATGTTTAATTGTATTCTTAAAGGTGATAGGAAGGGTTCAGGTAGAGTTCATTAGTAGAGCATTTATTGAACTCTGCATTCATTATCCCAGAACCATTAAAaaaatgtggaatattacttttaaaattaagaatgttTTTTCAGTAATTTAAGGcctttaaaaaattgcaaatTGTGATTCCTAAAAGAAACTGAACACTTATCCAATTTTGTTTTCCCAAGAATTCAGGTATTGAAAAAGCTTTTCTCTTTGATGTTGTCAGCAAAATCTACATTGCAACAGACAGTTCTCCTGTGGATATGCAGTCTTACGAACTTTGCTGTGACATGATTGATGTTGTAATTGATGTGTCTTGTATATATGGGTAAGTGCTTACAACTTCCTGCAAGATCCCAGGTAGGCGGGAACCTTATCTAATTCCTACCTCGGGCTTACACTGAATGaaatgtggaggcagaggcaggcagatctctgagtttgaggccagcctcatctacatagtgaatttcaggacagccagggctacaaagtgagatctaCATCTCTAACTGTCCCCAAGATGTCTGAACAGCCATGTGAGAATCTCAGCcctgggaggatcagaagtcgAAGGTAGCCCTATATAACCAAATAACAGTAAATAAAACACACTAAAATGGTGTGAATAAATGCTGTTTCCTAATTTAAACTCAGGTTTCATGGAATGAGGGACTTTGGgatttggttgtttggttggttgagaTGGTTTTaatatgtagccctgactggcctataactcactatgtagaccagactgacctcacagagattctccgacctctgctttctgagtgttgGAACTTAAGGCACATAGCACCACACCTGGTAAAAGGGAGGATTCTTAATCTTAACagtgtcataaaaaaaaaaaaatcagaattttagctgggcatggtgatgcacccctttaactccagcactcgggaagcaagGGCAGTCcgatctctgaatttgagtgagttctaggacaaccagggctacatcaTTAATGAGACAGACCATGTTTCAAAcagataagcaaaaaaaaaaaaaaaaaaaaaaatcggaaCTTTAGTTGGTAGAAGGACTTGCACATAAAATATCTGATGTATGCATGAGATTCCTGAAATAAGTCTCTTACCATGCACACCTGCCCATCCTGTCTGCGTGCCTGGTTTGTCAGCACCTTCCTTCAGCTGCCTGTGAACAGAATGCCTTACCTTGTCTGTTTCTATCTACTCTCGCTGATTATATGCTGTCCCTTGTACTATTTTCTGTAATAAAACTGAGGTGGTCTGTTACTCAGTAAACTTTCATGTTTTCCATTCTTAAAAATAGATGATCAGAGcatattgcttttaaaaaaaagaaaactagccaaaaatttaaaagccagtttacatttttctaacatttatttatttattttgtgtgtgcgtcCTCCATGGTGCTCAATGTGAAGGTCAGATGGCAACTTTCAGGAGTGGGTTCTCACCTTCTgcctgttgagacagggtctcactggtttcttccttgcttccttccttccttccttccttccttccttccttccttcctttcttttctttcttttctttctttgttttgtttcgagacagggtttctctgtagctttggagcctgtcctgacactcgctttgcagaccaggctggtctcccactcacagagatccgcctgcctctgcctcccgagtgctgggattaaaggcgtgcgccaccaccgcccgccacTCTCTGGTTTCTTATGTGCAGTGTACTCCAGGCTCGATTGGCCCTCGTGTGCtgaacttcctgtctccacctttccaTCTCATCATGCAGCTGTGATGTCAGGCTTTTACAAGCTGAGACAGCTCTGGCCCTgtcatttggtttgtttgtttgttttggttttggtttttattttttgtttggtttttctagtcagggtttctctgtggagcctatcctggaactggaactagctcttgtagagcagacTGTCACCTGGGTtttttgtgccccccccccctttttaaacaaaacaaaacaaaacaaaaaactactgtCAGTTTTCATATTTTAGATCTCTCATTTGGAAACTATGTCAGTACAAATAAATATGAGGGAAGGTTTGAAGTCTGCTGTGTGCATCTTCTGTAAGCATGCAAGTGGGATACCGGATACTGCTGGGTCATAGGAGAGATGTGTGTTGACACTTGGCATTCGTTCTTCTAAGGGTATCTGCCGCAGCAGTCTTTTCATTGAGAATTTCAGCACCTGTCaggttccctttcctcttctctcagctGAGTTCCTTTAGGTCTTGTTGCTTCTAAATCTTCCTCTTGTCTGGgaccttcctgcttctgcttagacatattttgattaaaattcgAGTAAGCATACTTGCTTcaaagggttttttgttgttgttgttggttttgttttgtttgttttttgggagtcagggtctcaagtagcccaggctagcctcaaacttggtaTATTTAGTTGAGGGTGactttggacttctgatcctcctgtctccacctcccaagtgctaggattacaggtgtctatcaccacacacacgtgcttttctgtggtgctggggatggaagtcAGCTACATCCCTAATTTAGGCACCTCAAAGTCTTACATAGAGAGTTTGacccaaaacagaaacaaacaaaaaaaaaccctgtaagtTTTAAGTCTACTTTTTAAGGTCAttagcatattttatttcttaactttATTAATCATCAAAATCTGTCTAATCTAGACATAAATAGCTGTCTAGAtgtctctcttgttctctctgcccCTATAGCCTTGCATTTGCTAAGCAAAGTAAGTGCTTATAAATCTGTGTCCCCAGTCAAGGATGTacttgtaacatttttttttaattaaaaagattaatgtgtgtgtgttgtgacacacacatggaggtcagagggcaactttggagttactttttttcttttaccttaatgtgggttccagggattgaactcagggcttcatgacATAACTTTCTCATGTTAGTGTGTGACTTGGAATCATGTGGCTCCACACCGGAGACTGCAACTGCTGGCTATGAGTCCAGCCACAGATGTCCATGCACGTCTGAACTGGCTTGTTGTCAGCTGGTGCCTGCTCTCACTTCCTGTGTGGCACAGAATAGGATCTCCTTGACCTCTGACTATCAGCTGACAGCACAGAGCGTTTCCTCTTCTTCCATCAGGAGGAAGCGGTTTCCTTTTATACTGTGCTCTAAAGCATATGGATCAGACTTCCCTACTGCTTGGGACTGAATGAAAACCCTAAGTTTGAGTCCAGACCTTGccagacatatttttattttttatgaactaGAGTTTTATGACTTTATTTGTATTTAGGTTGCTATGTTTTGCTCCACCCCTATGTTAAAGTGGTTAAATAAGGCAGCAGTAACAATTTGTCTCTGGGCTGTGGGAATCAAATTAATTAATGTATGAAAAGGTGAGCTGTAAGATTTAGAGCAATTTGAAAAATAAGTCCTTCTTCATGAGAACAATACATTAGATGGTAAATGCAAGAGAAAACAGGAGGGGAGCCTTGTTTCCTTCCAGATACCTGTTGATAgcattttctttgtatgtttccttcacttttttttttaaacaatttttttggattgctttttttctgtctttgaaacaGTCTTATTTTaggccaggcttgccttgaatttgTCATCCTCTTCCCTAGACTCTTGAGTGCTGGGCCTTTCATCCTCCTTTGGAAGGCAAAAATACTTCTTTTAagatgtgttttgtttattatgagtatgtgtctgtgtgcctgcatgagtttatgtgcaccgtgtatgtgtgtgtccttgaGACCAGAGGACACCTCAGATTGCTGAAACTGGAATGGCAGGATTCTGAGCTGTCTGATGTGTgtgatgggaaccaaacctgggtcctctagaagagaagtGAGTACTTTTAACTagtgggccatctttccagcccccaaagaGGCAGTTTTGACGACTGTCAGTTCTGAGCAGGCACGGGTGCATGCATGCTATGGTGCCATGGGTGCCACGGAGGACAAGTGGCAGGAGTCATTCCTGTGTTTCTATTTGTGGCTCAAACTCCACTTGTCAAGCTTAGCACCAAAAACTTTACCTGATAAGTTGCCTCACCAGCCCTGAAACTCCATCTAAAAGTTCTTGATTTTTAACATAATTCCTGTCTGGGACTAGTCTTCTATAGACTTTAtgaattttcttgaatttttatttttggggtgGTGAGGAttgagaaaacaacaaaagatgtCAGAGAAAGTGTGATTGGATTGACCTGTAGAATATATCCTACAGTAGCTGGCTGACCACCTTACACCAGCTTGAGGGACGTGAGAGAAAGCACGGTCTGGGCAGGCAAGTGGCCTGGCCAGCATGATTTTGGAAATGTCTGTGGTTCAGAGCTACATCATTGCTACCTTTGTTTCTAAATGCTTGATGATGGTAATGCAGAAGGACATGCATAGCTTTGCTGCTAGCAGAGGCTCCTGGGTTATAGTAGGAATCTCTCCCTAAAGTGATGGCTGCCCCAGTATTCAAGGCAGTATTGTTCCTTGTCAAAGGATGTTTAGGATGGGGTGGAAAGGTTTGCTCCTGTACAAAATGCCTAGTTGGGAAACTTGTAATAAATggtgctttcttttaaaatagattgAAGGAAGACGGAAGTGGAAGTGCCTATGACAAAGAATCGATGGCCATTATCAAGCTGAATAACACAACTGTCCTTTATTTAAAGGAAGTCACTAAATTTTTGGCACTGGTTTGCATTCTTAGGGAAGAAAGCTTTGAACGAAAAGGTAaagttttttttcaagatttttaaaaaactatatttattattcattgtttaaatttctttcctttttatttttttactgtgtgtatgtgtgtgtctaggtatacatgtacatgtgcatgtctatgtatcacatatatgcagtgctggtggaggccagaaaaaagcATTGGCTCCCTTTGAACTGGAATTGCAGAGTGTAGGGTTTTGTGAactatcattaaaaagaaaaaaggcctgtggtagcacacacctttagttccagcattcaggaggcagaggcaggggagtctttgtgaattccagggcagccagagctgttgcacagagaaactctgtcttagaaaacttaaaaaaaaaaaaggcttattattttatatgtttgtatgtatgcctgaGTATATGTATGAGTACCACAGGGATGCAGGAACCCAAGGTGGGCAAAAGAAGCCATTGGAGCCGCTGGAATGCTGGAGCTATAGGTGCTTTTGAGGCTCCGTTGGGTGCTGGTAATTAAATTTGGTTAAATTTGGGTTCtgtacaagagcagcaagcacttttaactgttgaaccatttctctagccctcaaagagttgcttgtttgtttctcttttttaatttttattattttatgtacatattttgcttgcatgtatgtctgtgaactacttgtatgcagtacccacagaagccagaagcaggtgtcagatgccctggaactggaattacagatggttgtagccACCATGTGTGTACTAGAAatcaaatcctggtcctctgggaaagcagccagagctcttaacctctgagccatctccagtttAAAGAGctgttcttttgctgttgttttgagttttgaggcagggtctctatcATGGTActctggctgttcttgaacttgttacgtagaccaggccagccttgaactcacagaaactcatCTGCCTACTGAATGCTGGTGTTAAAAGCATGGGCCAAAACTCCCAGCTAAAAAGctgttaaattacattttttgttATGATTTCTCAGGTTCTTGAAAGTAGTATTATGCCATAATACTAATTACTATCATACAAGTGATACTTAAATACTTCCATGCCTTCTGTCTATATATtgctgtagcatgattaataaaaacccagagtcagactttggggttcaacttgaaggtcagaaaagcaaaaacagccagccactggctcttaccactaccttgacctcagtccaaaaatggcaatcctgcctccaggaatctcagaatgagactgtttcctcctgtcttactctctagggctgggattaaaggtgtgtaccactactgcccagtttctgtggcaaactagtgtggctactgggattaaaggtgtgtcaccactgcctggtctctaaggctgaccagtggggctgttttactctctgatcttcagacaagctttatttattaaaataaaaaatgaaatatcactcaCTACACATAGCCCAgacattctctttccttttaatcTTATGCTTTAAATCAAGGTTTGATCCCATCCCCTCTTCCTCCATGTACTTGTGTTGGCTGTTCTTGCCTGTGGTTTGTTTTCCATCCGAATCAGTCCTCAGCTATCTTCTCTTGTTTCATCGATGGCCTTTTCTTCTGCAGCCTCCCCAGTCTTCTGGAGCGTGTGGCTGTCAGTCCTTCCTTGAGCAATCACGGCTTTCTTCTCTGGATCACCTTGTGAattttttctgtttcctaatCCTTTCTGGCTGGTTTCTTTTGTCCTTATCCCATGTTCTTCAGAGTCAAATCtttctgcttgcttctgtctcttcAGGTCAGCTCCTTCAGTAGATGGCTGGAGAGTTTGTTTTCTCCTGccgtgggctccagggattgaatttaggttgtTAGGCTTAAATGGGGTAGTGCTTTTGCCCATTAAGCTGGCTCTCCAGCCCTAGTTCATGGCTTGGGTTAGTCAGTTTGTGACTGAAAATTTACACCTGCAACTTTATGGAGCTTGTGTTGTAGAACTGTGTGTGGACCTATTAGTGAAGCATCCCCGCTTCAGTATTTGCCAGTGTTCTGGCCGTTGTGTGCATCATCTTTGATGATGACCCCCCAcatcttcttttcccttctgatGCTTACCTACCCTGCTTTTGACATACCTTATGTCATTTTTCTCATGTTTAAACTTCAGTTTCTTATGGTAGGTAATTGgtgtttttaagatttctttgtaGATTGGTGTCCATAGATGGGGTTTCATAGttccttttttcattcttctgcatttcTCACATTGAGTTTTtatcaattatttctttttttcttttggctttttcaagacagggtttcttggaactcactttgtaggccaggctggctttgaactcacagagatctgccagcctctgcctctgcctctgcctcctgaatgctagaattccaggacagctagagctgttatatagagaaaccctgtctcaaaaaacacataaaaaatctcATTCTTCTGCCTGATCCttaaagatttatatataaattttcccCATATTAAACAAATTATGTGCATTCATATTAAGAACCAGTGTGGAGTCTGGAGAGGTAGTTGAGTGGTTAAGATCACGTCCTGCTCTTTCAAATGACCCTAGCAGCCAGgcagggtagctcacaaccacctataactgtAGCTCCAGAATCTGATGCCTCCTGGCCTATATGGGCACTGCATTCAAGTGCATAAatccacatacacatatgcacatagctAAGAAAAGAGCTGGCATGACATTCACCTGCAgtcttctgtatatttttcttgaTCTAGATTCCTTTTTTGGtgctgtgtattttatttttcctatgcATAATTTATTCTGTTTCGTACCTATCCATAAGCAATATTGTTCAAATGATGCGGAATTGAAGTTAGTTTTTGCAACATCTGTTTTTCTCCTTGTTCAAGGTTATTTTTGAGATTTCCTACCGTTGcattttgaagtttgtttttgttgctagacattttaattttgttttgttttggagacagggtttctctgtgtggtctgggaactcacttgtagactcacttgcctctgccttccaagtgctgggataacaagcTTGCACTACCACTGTCCAGTTCCCATTTGGATTATTTTAAAGGTACAACTAATTTTGTGACAAATACCCATGAGTAAGCTGTATATGATGGCTCATCTCTTTAGTTCCagccttggaaggcagaagcaggagggttgtTGTACGCCTAAGGCCAGCTAGGTGTATTAGGGTCTCTGTGCTGTGAtcaacaccatgaccatgaacagctttgggaagaaagggtttgtttcagctcacagttccaatcacagtccatcactgagaaaagttagtgcaggaacttaaacagggcaAGAGCTGATGGCAGAAGTCAttgaggggtgttgcttactggcttgctttgcATGATTTggtcagtctgctttcttatagaacccaggactaccagcccaggaatggcaccaccacAAAGGTGGGCCCTCAATCATCAATCAGGAAAGTGTTGTACATACTTTCTACAGGCATCTCCTCAGACAGCATTTTCTTGATAAGATCCCTTCTttccaggagcaatcgtgtctcacacCAATAGAACcctaaaccgggcggtggtggcacacgcctttaatcccagcacttgggaggcagaggcaggtggatctctgtgagttcgagaccagcctggtctacaagagctagttctagga belongs to Microtus pennsylvanicus isolate mMicPen1 chromosome 13, mMicPen1.hap1, whole genome shotgun sequence and includes:
- the Rragc gene encoding ras-related GTP-binding protein C → MSLQYGAEETPLAGSYGAADSFPKDFGYGVEEEEEEAAAGGGGGAGASGGCGPGGADSSKPRILLMGLRRSGKSSIQKVVFHKMSPNETLFLESTNKIYKDDISNSSFVNFQIWDFPGQMDFFDPTFDYEMIFRGTGALIYVIDAQDDYMEALTRLHITVSKAYKVNPDMNFEVFIHKVDGLSDDHKIETQRDIHQRANDDLADAGLEKLHLSFYLTSIYDHSIFEAFSKVVQKLIPQLPTLENLLNIFISNSGIEKAFLFDVVSKIYIATDSSPVDMQSYELCCDMIDVVIDVSCIYGLKEDGSGSAYDKESMAIIKLNNTTVLYLKEVTKFLALVCILREESFERKGLIDYNFHCFRKAIHEVFEVGVTSHRTCSHQTSAPSLKALAHNGTPRNAI